A genomic stretch from Candidatus Amarolinea dominans includes:
- a CDS encoding winged helix-turn-helix transcriptional regulator, with product MGGRGALRALSRPLKTPVKTPVKTPVKTPVKTPVKTPVKTPGRILSLLKENPHLAIADLAVSIEISESAVERAIRKLREQNRLRRIGPTKGGYWEIAG from the coding sequence TTGGGGGGCAGGGGGGCGCTCCGGGCGCTATCGAGACCATTGAAAACGCCGGTGAAAACGCCGGTGAAAACGCCGGTGAAAACGCCGGTGAAAACGCCGGTGAAAACGCCGGTGAAAACGCCGGGAAGGATCCTTTCGCTGCTCAAGGAGAATCCGCATTTGGCCATTGCTGATCTTGCAGTCAGCATCGAAATATCAGAAAGCGCAGTCGAGCGCGCCATCCGCAAATTGCGCGAACAGAATCGCCTGCGCCGCATCGGCCCAACAAAAGGCGGCTACTGGGAGATCGCCGGCTGA